A segment of the Cheilinus undulatus linkage group 24, ASM1832078v1, whole genome shotgun sequence genome:
ttttttttacaaaatttaaaccaatgaaaaaatattaaacaaacaaaacaaaacgaaACAAAACATTCTGATTATGACCATTCAGTATTTAATTATCTGTTTGTATCTGTATTTTTGCAGCCACCACCATGTTGCAACCAGAGTACATGCCATGGCTTCCTCTGCTCTTCACTTAAATTATAGTGAGAGCCATTTTGACGAAATGGGCAGAGAGAGAAATGAGGGTGTGCTCCATTTACCACACATGGTAGGAGTCAAGATAATcttgattatcttgttttttgttgGATGCAAAAATTTTACTTCGGATTGGAACATGATTAACTGTCCAGCACTGCAAATGAGGAGGCGACCTCTTGTCCTTTAGCGCTAAATTAAGcgtaaaaaataaaaggatgcTAAATATACGAAAAGTACTGAACAGGGTTTTTCACTTAAAGATAGGGATAGTcttgtaaataaaaagaaaacatccaaTGAAATACCATGTAATGAGTATTCTTGAGTAAACCAGAAGAATGAATAAGTCAGTGTTTGAGTCAGTGAAAAGATGCAGCTCACAGTGTAAAATGTCTGAATTTCCTCTGAAGGTCAGACCTGAGGAGACGGTGAATTAATTCCACGTACAGGCTGCTGTAAAAGAGCCgcttcatgtatttttaaggGCAAACACAAAGCTGAATGTGCGAGGGGAGGGTCGTATTTTAGAATAATGTGACAGGCCAAATGTGCGCAGAGGCTGGGAGACATTTTTGTGAGATATCTGGTGGtttattgttgctttttaaaaatccaaacaccACAGGAAGAATCTGAGTATCTTCTGAGCTTTAGTGTCACCGTGAAGGAGTCAAAGATGCTGTCAAACAGATTCTCAGATCAACTCTCTGTGCATATTTGATCAAAAAGCAGAACGTTTGTAAAAGTAAGGGCTTAAAATATACAATAATCTATTTTAAATTAACCATCATTGCTTGTGCACAGGAGATCAGAGATATTTTTCCAACTATATTCACTATGTGATTAAAATTTCATTATCAAAGCCCCTGATTAATGAAGGTTGCATGTAAAAGCATTTACAGAATATGTTAGAAATTTAGTTGTAGAACAATTATTCTCTTTAGACTCAGTTTGGGTGTTCACCATCCTGTTTATACTCAGTTTAAGCCCataaattatgaatttaattaaaaaaatgttattattcCTGCTTTTACAATTTCTGTGTCACATAAGAtaagaataaaatgtattttctcatGCTTCATCAAACagaaaactaaagaaaataaaaatggtaaaattttgGGATATTATTTACggtcaaattttgtttttttattatttaatgcTAACCCTCATAACGGTATATAAAACTGAATAagaattattttgttttgaacatgtagaaaaagaaaataaagagaaactCATGATAATACAGATGTAGATAGacataaacaaaaaagcaaaaaaaattataagaATAAGTTATTTAGCTTCCTGACTGATACAAAGTAGTAAAATACTAATAATCTTTGTCTTACCACGTGTCAAATCCGTACAAAATTAAACTTTGTCAAACTATAAGTTCCTATAATTAAAAATAGTCAaagtaaatatttaaagctgtATCTATATCATTTATCATTCTAATATTCGTCCAACAATTGcctctgttctgttctgtaCTGTTTATCGGTGCGTTcccctcagccaatcagagccgGAGAATCACTCAGACCCGGAAATTGTCATCGCTTGCGGAGCAGTCTTCCCGCGAAGATTGAGACCGCACTGCGTTGAATTTCTGCCTTTTCGAGGTATGTTCCgctattttaaagtgtttattgaTCCTCAAATGCTCTTATATCATTCTAGATgtatattttatgttattttaactcACTAGGACTAAACGTAATGCTAGTTAGCTTCTCCGCGAGCTCTAGTGACGTTTACGTCAATGTGGAGAGAAAGTGACGCCAAACCCCGTTTATAAAATACCATATATTAGTAAATTCTCTTATATTCAAGCATGGGAACAGGTTAGAACGCAAATTTTGACTGATTTCGCATGATTAAGAGCAGCTCTTTAATTCGGCATACACTATTAAATAATACTGTGGTGATTTTCCTAAGAAGCAAACTTTTAAAGTGGAGAATATGTTCAAACAGATGCGTACTGCTGCATTACATTTACACCTAATTTACTGGcgtttttttccacatttttaaactaattttacaACTGAACCGTGCCAAACATTGCAGGCTCTAATAAATGTCCCGTTATTAACCAAAGCAGCATGTTTTAGTTGTTTACAGTCCCATCATCATCATGAGCAAGAGGAAAGGGAAAGATGCTCACATGCCAGTGGGAGAATGCATCACACAGGTCTGACTTACTGTCCTTTCACTCCTTTATAACACTcttaatgtgcaaaaacatctattATCACTTGTTTTGTCGATATAATgtcattttatttgtgtttatgtgcagcTTCAGAAGGTTTTAAGGGAGCGGTTTTGCTGTCAGAAGCTTCCTGAACAACCAGAGGCAGTGGAGGCTCAACAAAAGTAAGTTTATGCCATCTTTGACGGTATATTTTGCTGgaatattattttttcagtgttttttaagttatattttgtcCTAAATTAGATAATGTACATGATGGGGGATCTATAAATTCGTTAATATGTTTATagcaaagtttgaaaacctgaaaagtgggagaaaacactttttttataCAAACTTGGAGattattttactgtgaaaatcTGCCTCACCTCATAGGCATATTTGTACTCATTAATCTATTTACTGTAACTACTGGAAGAAATctctgctgttatttttttttgccttaaatgGTTAAAGATATACGAAACTGAAGGAAAATCCTTAATTCAGAGCTGTCATCCAAAAATAAAGAGGTCATAAAGGTCTTCACGTAAGTTGTCTTGACCCAGTTTGTTCTTACCTGGCAGACAGCTCTGTCCCAGTTTGAGCCTGGAAACGCTATCATTTCCCAGCTGACTTGAACACAACACGAGCACTCCAGGTGTTGCTTTCGTTGGGAAGGCTCTGACGTCCTCCTCTGACAACTTCTAACTCATTAAATGGGGCCTTAAATCTCCCTTTCAGACATAGAACTCATTATTTCACTCATCTTGAGGTGCATTGTGGGTTTTGTAGTCAACATGTGGTCTTCTCAGGCACCTTCTGGAGCTGCTAAAGCGGACGGCCGTCCACGGGGAGAGTAACTCAGTGCTAATCGTCGGGCCCAGGGGAGCAGGAAAAACAATGGTGAGTCTCCACAGCTGAAGCAGGCGCTGAACACGGCCttatgggtaaaaaaaatgacagagaagatgatggatgatgttaaagtgtttttttttttttttaatcctgggAGGCTTGaaggtgtttgtgtttttatgtgcagCTGCTGAAGTGTGTGCTGAGAGATCTGCTGGAGGAAAAAGAGGTGCAGAAAAACCTGCTGCAGGTTCATCTTAACGGTACTGACTCCTCATCAAACATCTTGAACATTTTAATGATCctaaaacaattaaaagaaaaagtgcaaaaacagctGTAGATTCTTAACAAAATGGTACTGGTTCTCCATCAATGTCATAGAATTTTAGCATGATTTTATAAGAGAAATAggtagaggaaaaaaagaactaaCTCACCCTCTTACAATCATTTATATTTACTTCTTCTAGGTCTCCTGCAGACAGACGACAGAATAGCACTAAAAGAAATAACCCGACAGCTCAACCTTGAAAATGTTGTTGGTGACAAAGTCTTTGTAGGTATTATTTATTTggagattttttcttttattgtacagcaaaaactttataaaagctttttttttttttttttttttaatttcagggCAGCTTTGCTGAGAATCTTGCTTTCTTGCTGGAGGCattaaaaaaaggtagaaaaattcTGCATTTCTGACATCTCCTAAAGTAACGGACAGGTTTAagaattttattttgtctttttttttgtctttctaatCATCAATTTTGCCgtcattttttcatctttttttgcaataactttttgtgatttttttcatctttttttggggggggggggggagtttttgtgtctatttttgttttttttttttctttttttcgctttttttcatcattttttttcttttttcatcaatttttttgtgattttttttgtcaattattcTGTGTTATTCTGTGTCATCTTTTTGATCTTTCTTTCATGatttcttttgtcaattttttgtcattttttttttttttttttttttaggtttttttgtccatttttttctttttttttcaacatttttcatgattttcatcCGTTAattgttctgattttttttttcttccttttttttttcatcttttttttttcccacaattttttggtcaattttttcGGTCAtttcttttcataatttttcattcattttttcatcagttgttttccttttcttttttttgcaccaGGTGATCGCAGCAGCAGCCGCCCTGTGTTGTTCGTCCTGGATGAGTTCGACCTCTTCGCCCACCACAAGAACCAGACTCTTCTCTACAACCTCTTTGACGTCTCTCAGTCGGCCCAGGCTCCCATCGCTGTCGTCGGTGTCACCTGCAGGCTGGTGAGCCTTGATCGACATCCAGACCCTCTTAAATGAAAccttattttgtgtttgttaaagacattttctatggttgtttgtttttcaatccAGGATGTTCTGGAGCTGTTGGAGAAGCGGGTGAAGTCCCGGTTCTCCCACCGTCAGATCCACCTGCTCAGCAGTCTCACTCTCCCTCAGTACGTGGAGCGAGTTCAGACCCAGCTCAGCCTGCCGGGCGACTTTCCCGACGAGAAGTTTGCTGAGGACTGGAACGCCAGCGTAAAGGTAGACGGCAGAGCGGATTTCAGGGGTTTCTTTCCTGGTTGCGGCATTAAAGACAGTCGAATTGGACGATGCACGGAACTTCAGAGTCCGTATTTGCAGCTCCAGTGTTCAGTTTTGTCACTTATGTTTTGTTTTCGATCCTCAGACTTTGTGTGAAGACAAATCAGTGGAAGAAGTTTTCCAGAGACACTTCAACTCCAGTAAAGACTACCGCTCCATGCACATGCTGCTGGTAAAACAGTGACATTCATGCCTGTTTCTGTCAAAGCCTAAGACTCTCCATTCTTAATTCCTACAGTGTGTTTCTTTCCACGGTTGATTAAGTTTAGTATCAgacctgtttttctttctgtgattttatgccTAGTTGTTGTGCCTGAGTCGAGTGTCTGTTTCCAAACCCACCATCAAACCTGCAGACGTGCTAGAAGCCAGCAGAATATGCTTTACTGACGCCAAGGCGAACATGCTTCACGGTGAAAATTAAACCCAAAATGAGAATTTCTTTCACACTGTTTTCTCCAGTAACTTCAAATTTGTTAATATTTGTGTTTCCACACTCTCCAGGTTTGTCCATCTTAGAGCTGTGCCTCATCATCGCCATGAAACACCTCAACGACGTGTACGAGGGAGAGCCGTTCAACCTGCAGATGGTCCACAACGGTACAGAGACGCTCTCACCCCAGGCCCAGTTCCTAGtactgtgacaaaaatattaaacaattgtgacaaaaaggcaaaaataggcagaaaaggtggtgaagctAAGTTGAGAGTGGCaacaaaagtggctaaaatatgtcagaagtggcaaaaaaccccaaaacattgTAAAGCAGGACTtcaaatgtggtgaaaaggggtcatGAGTGGCACAAATATTTTAAACGTAGCAAAAATGGATCTaacaagtggtgaaaaaagaataaaaatggcgtaaatagtggcaaaaatgttagGCAAAAGGAGACgcagagtggcagaaatgggttaaaaggggcagaaatagtggtgaaaatagatttaaaaagtggcaaaatgggctcaaaagtggcaaaaatgaatgcaaagttGTGAAGCAGGACTTCAAATTTGGTTAAAAGGGgtcacaagtggcaaaaatgggttaaatgttgcaaaaattggcagaaaatgaggtgaaaaagggcaaaaatggacagaggtggtggtgaaaagtgtttaaaaagtggcaaagtatCTTCACACTGGctgaaatgggcagaaaaggtggttaGATAAAATTATagtcaaaaaagggttaaaaaaaaaaatgggcggaacaaaaaggtgaaaagtggcaaatacgaGTTAAAAGTGGCCAGAATGTGCAGGGATGGTGGTGAAAACGGATTTTGAAAATGGGTCTTAAGTGCCAgttggataaaaagtggcaaaaatgggtgggaaaaggggaaagaacaggcagaaaaggtggtgaaattaaatatttaaaaaataaacaatgggttttaagtggcaaaattgtaaGTTACAAAAAGGAATTAAAACTTGTGACGTAAGACTTCAAATGGCTcttaaataaaattatgatcaaagtggcagaaatgggcagaaaaaagaggtgaaaagtggcaagactgAGTAGGTATGGTGGTGAAACtgggtttaaaaaatgggtttgaggaggcaaaatgagtttaaagtggcagtTGGGCTACAAGAAGCAAAATTGTCAAAAGAATGGATGAAAATTGCCaaaagaaatgggcagaaaaagtggtgaaactaaattttaaaatggcaacaatggatttcaaatggcaaaaaagaatagaaaagcTGCAAACCAGGATTTTAAATGTGGTGATAAAATTGGTTACATGTAGCAAAAATTGATATagtaagtggtgaaaaacaaTTAgtaaatggggataaaaagaggtgaaaaggggttaagagcaacaaaaaagagTTAAGCCAGGCAAGAAGAaacagaaagttgcaaaaatgggcagaaatagtggggaaacatggttaaaaagtggcaaaaatacttCAGAAAGGctgaaatgggcagaaaggtTGGTTAAATGAAATTACAAATAgtcaaaaaagggtttaaagtgtccaaaaaagtggcacaaaagaaatgtttacatttaaacCAAATAATGGCTTGACATTCTTGATACCATTaaaaaatcacaactggggCGGGCgaattctctgtgtttgtcagggGGGCAGCTTATCCTGTGAGACCAcaataaaagtcagaaagtagcatttctttgctgaaaaaaataaacccaaagactgttgaatttaaataataaacaacAGGATGTAGTCCTGgtggtaaaaattaaaaaagtcatCATCTATAATCCTGTAAAGGcctcctttcctttctttccttctcagagtttaaaaagttcctGCACAGAAAGACGAGCTCCATGTACAACTTTGAGCAGCCAGTCATCATGAAGGTctgtatttgatatttttcttgCTGATTTTTCTAGAGAGAACTGATGTTTTTATAGTATTTCTATAAAAATATCCATAATTAAAGACTGGACTTTGGTTTATTTACTTACATCTCCGCAGGCCTTTGAGCACCTGCAGCAGCTTGAGCTGATCCGACCTGTCGACGGCTCCTCGGCCAAAGTTCAGAGGGAGTACCAGCTGATGAGACTCATGCTGGACCACAGTCAGATCATGGAGGCCCTGCAGAAGTACCCACAGTGCCCCACTGATGTCAAGCAGTGGGCCATGTCGGCGTTTGGTTAGGACTCTGCATGCAAAAATGACACTCCTCAATCTGGGTTTTTCTTGCACACAAAGACAGATGATGTAGTGAAAACTTCCACTACAGCTCTGGATTATGTATCAGTCTGCAGTTTTATTCCTACACCGGTGGTGCATTTGTGTCCTCACAGGATTTTAAGATGTTTTCCTAgagatgaaatgaaataaaaataaattttgtaCAACCAGGGTCACATTTTTGATGCAGAGAGATAATGAAAAAAGTAGTGCTCTATACGTTTTTGAGGAAATCTTTGCTTTCACTTTCGATTTATTCAGCAGTGATACTGTGTGTAGATATTCAAGTAAAATCTTTCTATGAAGTGGATAAAAATGACTGgatttcctgtttgaataccatttaaaaacatccaaatttgAGCCTCTTGACTATAATAATTTCACCTTTAGTTCTCTCAGTCATGCTGCCgttgctgccatctagtggtcacATCCTGTAGCATTTAACCCtggacagaaaacagaaaactcCCATTAGCTGCTATTTTCATCCTGGCTGTGAGCTTGTAATTGAATATGTACGCCTAATCCTTATAAATCTTTAATCaatcatgatggaaaaggttCACATCAGTTTTTTTAGCTCTATAAAAACATCCTGGTCCAGTCCCTGCTCACATACTGAACATACACGTCGTTAACAGATCTATTAATATCAGCCAGAGGTATCGGGACATTTTTAGGGATTTGCAGCTTCTTTTTTGTCCCGTTAAGACTTTACAGCTTCCAGAAAAGGTATGCATTGAGAAATAAAACTCCTAAATTGTATCTATGAAGTGACAGCAAGAATGATTTAAGCTGTGACTTCCCAGAAGGAGACACTTCATTGAGGCTGGTTTTTATTGGCTTCAagcaaaaggacaaaaaaaaaaccccacctGAGTGCAGTCCTGGCGTCGGtgtttaaatcagattttatcTTCTGATTTGTCCCTTAGTCAGTAGGTATCAGCGGTGGGCcaattttgtttgtttcctctTGATTTAAACTTATTTGCCTCCTTGTCTTGGAATATTAAAGCTGGTTTTCCCGTTTTCTAGGGATGTCTGCAAAAGGGATTTTCAGAGTTGCACTCAAGTTGCATATTGTTTTATCTAGGGTCAAAACTTCAACATTTGCCATTAATAAATCTGaatagttgaaaaaaatataagcaTTATAGGAAAGGCTGGACATTAAGttacattttaagatttatttccaaCTGAAATGTAGAGTCATTTATCGTTTAATCCGCAAAAATTGCAGGTAAACTCCTGGAATCCTCACCCCTTCCCACTCACACTCAATtatccaaatgttgccaacaaatATTTGCAAGTAAGAGTTTTTTCTCTCCCCTTTGGTTAAAAACGTGACGGTAGAACATTACATTTCTCTACTTTTGGTGTCACTGTATCCTAGGATCtgaaaaatagcacaaaaatatTGCCAACTTTCCACtattttgaaaatgtgcaaaatggttaaaaattggttttaaaaaaggtAATTGTTTTACTGatcagtggtgtgaaaaagtaaggTAAATAAATGTCTTCGGCCTTAGTTTTGACCACAGGACAGatcactgtctaaattgcacaaatatgttggcaatatTTGTAAAATTGAGCACAGCTGGCAAGGAGTAGGGGTTCCTTACTGCCCCCTATTTCAAATGCCGCCAAAGTATTAATTCAGTGTAGAAATTTGCAATATTATGCCTGCAAATTTGGTCATTCAGAACTAAATTGCCCAAAAATTGTACAGTatcattggcaacatttcagtaAATTTAAGTTTTCAGAATGGTTTGTTCTACTAAATacaatttctttaaaaataacaatatttaAATTATCGGTGGCGTGAAAAGTAAAGTAATTTGGTTTTAACTAAAGGACagagcactgtctaaattgcaaaaatgtgttggcaacatttggaaaaatgggCACGACTGGCAAGGAGTGATCGTTCTTTCTGCCCCCTTTTTGAAATGCTGTCAATGAATAAGCTATGTTTAGCGGTGTGCCATAAATTGCTTGCAAATTTTGGCCATGAAGAaccaaattgcacaaaaaaattgcacaaaaacactggcaacatttAAGTAAATATAAGATTTTAGAATGGTTTGTACTCTTAAATacaatttcttttaaaataatcacTGTTTAAATTATCAGTGGTACGAAAAAGTGAAGTTAAATGGTCCTTGGTCttacttttaacaaaaggacaaaaaacacagtctaaattgcacaaatgtgttGGCAACATCTGGAAAAGTGGATGGGACTGGCAAGAAGCAAGGTTTCAGTCTCCTTTTTCAAATGCTGGCAAGGCACGTTTTATTTAGCAGTGTTCAAAACTTTGCCGACAATTTTTGATCGAAATTGCCTGAAATTGTACAAAAGCAttctctgtttaattttttttttaatcttctgttATCTtaaataccccccccccataATCTTAATTTTAATGATTGATGCTAAAAAAGTAgaggaaaaacttttttttttttaatcattttaacaaaaGAGCACTGATGAAATTGCACTgaaatgttggcaacatttagaaaGTGGCAAGGAATGAGGGTTCTGCTccctttttcaaatgttgccaacatatatatatatatatatatatatatatatatatatatatatatatatatatatatatatattccatTTAGGAGTGTGCAGAAGTTAAGCTGaaattttttatcattaatgCAATACTTCTcaaaatttagcaaaaacattggcaacatttccacGTATTTAAGTTTTCATAATGTTCTATACTCTTTAATTCCCATTCATTTAAAAttatctgtattttaatgatcTGTGGTATaaagaaagaacagaaaatCGTTGTTTTCTGTCATACTATTGACAATAGTAACAAGAGAGCATCGTCCACATTGCACATaatgtgttggcaacattttctGAATGCTGCCAACATCTATCATCAATTTAGCAGTGTGCAGAACTTAAGATGCAATATTtggtctttaaaaatgaaattgctCAAAACCAAAAAATTAAGATATACGTTGTGTATTAGATGTcagatttaaattgtttttccagtgttgcTTGGCCCCAGATTTGTAGGTCTCTGGCTTTGTTGTATGAAAAGAGGCTTCTAAACATTGTGTTTACTCATTTTAATCTAGATAACAGGGAAGAAACtcatgatggatttacctgGGGCCTCTAATTTGAGGAGATGAAGGTGGGTCCTGAGGTTAATCCATTTATGAAGCTATGATATTAATTAgcaaaggtaaaataaaaaggttATGTATTaaaaagttctgataaaaagtTTATTGCAAATATTATCCTgtaaaattacactttaaagGTTAAACAAGTCATCTTTTTGGAGGGATTTATTTCAGTATTCAGCTCAGCTAATCTATTGTTCTCCTTTATATTTACATAAATTTGCGATGCTAGTATGATTTTATTTCCTTATAAGTAACCCTGAAAATTCCTACTAGCAATATAAGAAGTTTCATGCAAGTATGCAACAACTCCTTGATTTTTCGGGAGGGTTTAAAAATTCAGTTCTTCTTTGTGAACTTCCTGATAACGTtggtgaaagaaaacaaaaaacaccacaaatcacaatctaaaaacacatttatttacatcACGTGGATCACTTCAGCTGATAAAAACCATTAGCAGGGAGTTGCAGCATTGATTAGGGatcacttttgtctttttgtgatAACATACGCAggatttctgctgctttaaaaactCCTGGTGGGATGCTTGTGTTACTTCCTACACTTCCCTGGTATGAAATTCCAGACCTTTACGTCTTGtcctgttttcacattttttgccaaagcGCACAGTCACGTATCAGGAGTAAAGAAACAAGAcgtttttcttctgtttggaCACTTTTTCTCATCCCACGTTCATTTCGTGACCAAGACTGATCTTCCAGCTCTAAAACCCAGAAACCCTGCGAGTATCTTTATCACGACAGACTGCGTTGGCAGATCCTGGATCAGCGCTGCAACTCGAGAGCCTCGAGAAATGTGGGGTCAAAAATGCTTGTAGtgtatggtgttttttttttttgtagaaatttCAGGCCTGGCAACCGGACTGATCCGGCTGCCAAGACAGCCTTGGCGGCGAGGTCATTGGAGTTCAATGTTTCCTCTAAAATCTTTGCCAACAGTTGGAAAAAGCAGGAGATTGAGATGCTGGAATGAAATACCTGTAGTGGGTGATTGTTTTATCAC
Coding sequences within it:
- the orc4 gene encoding origin recognition complex subunit 4; this translates as MSKRKGKDAHMPVGECITQLQKVLRERFCCQKLPEQPEAVEAQQKHLLELLKRTAVHGESNSVLIVGPRGAGKTMLLKCVLRDLLEEKEVQKNLLQVHLNGLLQTDDRIALKEITRQLNLENVVGDKVFGSFAENLAFLLEALKKGDRSSSRPVLFVLDEFDLFAHHKNQTLLYNLFDVSQSAQAPIAVVGVTCRLDVLELLEKRVKSRFSHRQIHLLSSLTLPQYVERVQTQLSLPGDFPDEKFAEDWNASVKTLCEDKSVEEVFQRHFNSSKDYRSMHMLLLLCLSRVSVSKPTIKPADVLEASRICFTDAKANMLHGLSILELCLIIAMKHLNDVYEGEPFNLQMVHNEFKKFLHRKTSSMYNFEQPVIMKAFEHLQQLELIRPVDGSSAKVQREYQLMRLMLDHSQIMEALQKYPQCPTDVKQWAMSAFG